The Castanea sativa cultivar Marrone di Chiusa Pesio chromosome 11, ASM4071231v1 genome contains a region encoding:
- the LOC142616385 gene encoding uncharacterized protein LOC142616385, with the protein MDRDKKWMLFRKVCILSPIGGINLPSSVEELEALACQRAISFAIEVGLHDVIFEGDSRTIYNLLTSNVPCLAPFGHIIDDSRILASNLRNASFSHVKRDGNAVADKLAKLAKHLYEPQIWLEDIHGNATNLVILDRNFLLY; encoded by the coding sequence ATGGACAGGGACAAAAAATGGATGCTATTCCGCAAAGTCTGCATATTGTCTCCTATCGGAGGTATAAATTTACCATCGTCTGTGGAAGAACTAGAAGCGTTGGCTTGTCAAAGGGCCATTTCATTTGCAATTGAGGTAGGCCTCCATGATGTGATCTTTGAAGGAGACTCTAGAACGATATACAATCTCCTCACTTCCAACGTGCCTTGCTTGGCCCCATTTGGACATATAATTGATGACTCAAGGATCTTGGCATCAAACTTGAGAAATGCTTCCTTCTCACATGTCAAGCGTGATGGTAATGCAGTAGCAGACAAACTCGCTAAACTAGCGAAACATTTGTATGAACCTCAAATTTGGTTAGAAGACATCCATGGCAATGCAACCAATCTTGTAATCCTTGACAGAAATTTTCtgctttattaa